From one Peredibacter starrii genomic stretch:
- a CDS encoding O-antigen ligase family protein, whose product MNKLTSASFFFLAAGILTSVSILSAYQVLFVIPLCYYSYWAIKNNDYKLPKSAWFLLAFAFVAFISLVINFDVVPKPGKNFGRIKYFLFGVGGIYVLRVWVKETTDKIKTFLTSTFLVSMIVAGLYAAWEFFISGEARVSSLTETMRYGYGSAMMLLMLLGSLLHHDKTKNWLNFKLGAVAFLIGFMGMYLTYTRGALLGFLCGLPFLLYFYKPKLGLTLGGLAVLGVLGLGGMYLFGSGKYESRFLVNKNNSSDVIRRSQWQSAIIAIQEKPVLGWGLSNFHSQLKRIKNQYNLDAKSYDDAHSHNLFLEITSGTGFIGLFFFLGWLISWAIHAFKTGGLNRALIVPMGVAFVVSSQFEVTFDANNASMIFFVYAISTMSKKYVQQS is encoded by the coding sequence ATGAATAAATTAACTTCTGCCTCATTCTTCTTCCTGGCCGCTGGAATTCTAACTTCTGTTAGTATTCTCTCCGCCTATCAAGTCCTATTTGTTATTCCGCTTTGTTACTATTCATATTGGGCAATTAAAAATAATGATTACAAATTACCTAAAAGCGCATGGTTCTTGCTCGCATTCGCATTTGTGGCTTTTATCAGCCTTGTTATAAACTTTGACGTTGTCCCCAAACCTGGAAAGAACTTTGGTCGTATCAAATATTTTCTTTTCGGAGTAGGTGGAATTTATGTCTTAAGAGTTTGGGTAAAGGAAACTACCGATAAAATAAAAACTTTTCTCACCAGTACATTTCTAGTTTCAATGATCGTAGCTGGCCTTTATGCTGCGTGGGAGTTCTTTATATCTGGCGAAGCCCGAGTCAGCAGTTTAACTGAAACAATGAGGTATGGTTACGGTTCAGCCATGATGCTGCTGATGCTTTTAGGTTCTCTTTTACATCATGATAAAACTAAAAACTGGCTTAACTTCAAATTAGGGGCAGTGGCATTTCTTATTGGCTTTATGGGGATGTATCTGACTTATACAAGAGGAGCTCTTCTAGGTTTCTTATGTGGTCTTCCATTCCTACTTTATTTCTATAAACCAAAACTTGGACTTACTTTAGGTGGACTAGCTGTTTTAGGGGTTTTAGGACTAGGTGGAATGTATTTATTTGGTTCCGGAAAATATGAGTCACGATTTCTGGTTAATAAAAATAACTCCTCAGATGTTATTAGAAGAAGCCAATGGCAATCAGCAATCATCGCTATCCAAGAGAAACCAGTCTTAGGCTGGGGACTCTCCAACTTTCACTCGCAGCTTAAAAGGATTAAAAATCAATATAATCTCGATGCCAAAAGTTACGATGATGCTCACTCGCACAATCTTTTTCTAGAAATTACTTCTGGAACTGGTTTCATTGGTCTCTTTTTCTTTCTAGGTTGGCTAATTTCTTGGGCCATCCATGCTTTCAAGACCGGAGGACTAAATAGGGCACTCATCGTTCCTATGGGAGTCGCCTTTGTTGTTTCAAGTCAATTTGAAGTTACCTTTGATGCAAATAATGCCAGTATGATCTTCTTTGTTTACGCTATCAGCACAATGAGTAAAAAATATGTCCAACAGAGCTAA
- a CDS encoding acyl-CoA dehydrogenase family protein — MKTFEKSLQVAESSRDEWEKTSFLKDMFMGKFTYDLIHPFPEQNVLKDENFLDFLARYKQFLQDEVDSDLIDREGKIPKQIIDRLKEMKCFALKIGKEYGGHGFTQSEYNEILKLTATKDANIVALLSAHQSIGVPQPLIMFGNEEQKKKYLTRIAQGEISAFALTEPDVGSDPANLETTVTTESDHYVLNGHKLWCTNGTIADVIIVMARHVEDDLISAFIVEMKWEGVKVEHRCHFMGLKALENGVLSFDNVKIPKENLLWERGKGLKLALITLNTGRLSLPAAVAASSKKMLEIARLWCREREQWGKPIYKHEAIAQKIADLASSTFAMGAISDLATALYDNHHDIRLEAAVSKLFCSETGWENVDDLLQMRGGRGYETSDSLRARGEADIPVERMMRDFRINRIFEGTTEIMHLFIAREAVDTHLKVSGVLLDKNKRMIQKILALPKIFIFYALWYPTLWMVWPFGGSNLSFIKRSTKKLARQIFHGMLFYGPGLQNRQMFLFRVVDIATELYVMAATQSKADKLGKDAQDLADVFCENSRRKIEILFRELWHNSDNEKYKLAQRIEKDEFNWLEEGIVETTYFQRKLMNPNQNEVKELHH; from the coding sequence ATGAAAACCTTCGAAAAATCATTACAGGTAGCTGAGTCAAGTCGAGATGAATGGGAGAAAACCAGTTTCTTAAAAGATATGTTCATGGGGAAGTTTACCTATGATCTTATTCACCCATTCCCTGAACAGAATGTATTAAAAGACGAAAACTTCTTGGATTTTCTTGCTCGTTATAAACAGTTTCTTCAAGACGAAGTTGATTCTGATCTCATCGATCGTGAAGGAAAAATACCGAAACAGATTATCGATCGCTTGAAGGAAATGAAATGTTTCGCTCTTAAAATTGGTAAGGAATACGGCGGGCATGGTTTTACTCAATCTGAGTACAATGAAATTTTAAAACTAACGGCAACCAAAGATGCCAACATCGTTGCTCTACTCTCAGCTCATCAATCGATTGGCGTTCCTCAACCACTCATCATGTTCGGAAATGAAGAGCAGAAGAAAAAATATCTCACTCGAATTGCTCAAGGAGAAATATCGGCCTTTGCTCTGACCGAACCCGATGTTGGTTCTGATCCCGCGAATCTTGAAACGACAGTGACGACAGAATCCGATCATTACGTACTCAATGGCCACAAGCTATGGTGTACGAATGGTACGATAGCTGATGTGATCATCGTCATGGCCCGGCACGTAGAGGATGATCTCATCAGCGCTTTTATTGTCGAGATGAAATGGGAAGGAGTAAAGGTTGAACATCGCTGCCACTTCATGGGACTCAAAGCGCTAGAGAATGGAGTTTTAAGTTTTGATAATGTCAAAATCCCCAAAGAAAATCTTCTATGGGAACGAGGAAAAGGGCTTAAGCTCGCACTCATTACTCTTAATACTGGACGACTCTCACTTCCTGCGGCTGTTGCAGCAAGTTCAAAAAAGATGCTCGAGATTGCACGCCTGTGGTGCCGCGAGCGGGAGCAATGGGGAAAACCAATCTATAAACACGAAGCCATCGCTCAAAAGATCGCGGATCTCGCCTCTTCTACATTCGCAATGGGTGCAATCTCGGATCTCGCGACTGCCTTATATGATAACCATCATGATATTCGTCTCGAAGCAGCTGTCTCGAAACTCTTTTGTTCAGAAACAGGTTGGGAAAATGTTGATGACCTTCTTCAAATGCGGGGGGGACGCGGATATGAGACCTCAGATTCACTCCGCGCCAGAGGCGAAGCAGACATTCCAGTAGAGAGGATGATGAGAGATTTTCGCATCAATCGTATCTTCGAAGGCACAACTGAAATTATGCATCTCTTCATTGCTCGAGAAGCGGTAGACACACATCTGAAAGTGAGCGGAGTACTCTTGGACAAGAATAAGAGAATGATCCAAAAGATTCTGGCCCTTCCTAAGATATTTATCTTCTATGCACTTTGGTATCCAACTCTCTGGATGGTATGGCCATTTGGAGGCTCTAACTTAAGTTTCATCAAGCGATCGACCAAGAAATTAGCCAGACAAATTTTTCATGGAATGCTGTTCTATGGACCTGGTCTTCAAAATCGGCAGATGTTCCTATTTCGAGTGGTCGATATCGCCACTGAACTTTATGTAATGGCTGCGACTCAATCTAAAGCTGATAAATTAGGCAAAGATGCTCAAGACCTCGCCGATGTATTCTGTGAAAATTCACGTAGAAAAATTGAAATTCTTTTCCGTGAACTCTGGCATAACTCAGATAACGAAAAATATAAGCTAGCTCAAAGAATTGAAAAAGATGAGTTTAACTGGTTGGAAGAAGGGATTGTCGAGACAACCTATTTTCAGCGCAAGCTTATGAATCCGAACCAAAACGAGGTGAAGGAACTTCATCATTGA